The following coding sequences are from one Ursus arctos isolate Adak ecotype North America unplaced genomic scaffold, UrsArc2.0 scaffold_23, whole genome shotgun sequence window:
- the LOC125282253 gene encoding olfactory receptor 4A15-like, producing the protein MELRNNVTEFVLSGLTQSLHGQMILFAVFSIIYIVTMVGNLLIVVTVVVSPTLDAPMYFFLGYLSFMDAVYSTTVTPNMIIDLLYEKKTISFQACMSQLFIGHLFGGAEILLLVVMAYDRYVAICKPLHYLTIMNQRVCVLLLMLACFGGFLHAVVQLLFVYNLPFCGPNVIDHFICDMYPLLKLACTDTYVIGLTVVANDGAICVVIFTVLLISYGVILHTLKTHSQEGRRKALSTCGSHITVVVLFFVPCIFMYVRPPSTLPIDKSLTVFYTVITPMLNPLIYTLRNGEMKNAMKKLWTRRRK; encoded by the coding sequence ATGGAACTCAGGAACAATGTGACTGAATTTGTCCTCTCGGGGCTCACCCAGAGCCTCCACGGTCAGATGATATTATTTGCTGTGTTCTCGATCATCTACATCGTGACAATGGTGGGCAACCTACTCATTGTGGTGACTGTGGTGGTCAGCCCAACCCTGGATGCCCCTATGTACTTCTTCCTTGGTTACTTATCATTTATGGATGCTGTGTATTCAACTACAGTTACTCCAAATATGATTATAGACTTACTCTATGAGAAGAAAACCATTTCCTTCCAAGCTTGCATGTCCCAGCTCTTTATAGGGCACTTATTTGGTGGTGCTGAGATTTTACTTCTGGTGGTCATGGCCTATGACCgttatgtggccatctgcaaaccctTGCATTATTTGACGATCATGAATCAACGGGTGTGTGTCCTGTTGCTGATGTTAGCTTGTTTTGGAGGTTTTTTGCATGCTGTAGTTCAACTTCTCTTTGTTTACAACCTTCCCTTCTGTGGTCCCAACGTCATCGACCACTTCATCTGTGACATGTACCCATTATTAAAACTTGCCTGCACTGACACCTACGTTATTGGCCTCACTGTGGTTGCCAATGATGGCGCAATCTGTGTGGTCATCTTTACAGTCTTACTCATCTCCTATGGAGTCATTCTGCACACCCTGAAGACCCATAGTCAGGAAGGGAGGCGCAAAGCCTTATCCACCTGTGGCTCCCACATTACAGTGGTGGTCCTCTTCTTTGTCCCCTGCATTTTTATGTATGTGAGACCTCCTTCCACCTTACCCATTGATAAATCCTTGACTGTGTTTTACACAGTTATTACCCCTATGTTAAACCCTCTAATCTATACTCTGAGAAATGGAGAGATGAAAAATGCCATGAAAAAGCTGTGgaccagaagaagaaaatga